A genome region from Labilibaculum antarcticum includes the following:
- a CDS encoding mechanosensitive ion channel family protein: protein MKMDMDDLFGKSDQLWTMAMEYAPKLLLALVTLVIGLWIIKVITKGVRKVMDKRDMDATLKPFFISLLGISLKVMLFITVVGMVGVQMTSFIAILAAAGLAVGMALSGTLQNFAGGIMILIFKPFKVGDVLEAQGFAGVVQEIQLFNTIMLSFDNKTIIIPNGGLSSGSMINYSTQPTRRVDMKFGIGYSDDIDKAKAILNGLLTNHDCVLKDPAHFIAVSELADSSVNFTVRAWVNAADYWTVFFYMQETVKKEFDKNKVGIPFPQTDVHLYKH from the coding sequence ATGAAAATGGATATGGATGATCTTTTTGGTAAATCAGACCAACTTTGGACAATGGCAATGGAGTATGCCCCTAAATTATTACTTGCCTTAGTAACTTTAGTAATTGGATTATGGATTATTAAAGTAATTACAAAAGGTGTTCGTAAGGTGATGGATAAGAGAGATATGGATGCAACCTTAAAGCCTTTCTTCATAAGTCTTTTAGGGATTTCTTTGAAAGTGATGTTGTTTATTACTGTAGTAGGGATGGTTGGAGTGCAAATGACTTCATTTATTGCCATTTTAGCAGCAGCAGGTTTAGCCGTTGGTATGGCTTTATCAGGTACCTTACAGAATTTTGCAGGGGGAATAATGATTTTAATTTTTAAGCCATTTAAGGTTGGTGATGTATTGGAAGCACAGGGATTCGCTGGAGTTGTTCAGGAAATTCAACTTTTTAATACAATAATGCTATCTTTTGATAATAAAACTATTATTATTCCAAACGGAGGTTTATCATCTGGTTCTATGATTAATTATTCAACTCAACCAACCCGCAGAGTTGATATGAAGTTTGGAATTGGTTATTCTGATGATATTGATAAAGCAAAAGCGATTCTTAATGGATTATTAACTAATCATGACTGTGTGCTTAAAGATCCAGCTCATTTTATTGCTGTTTCAGAATTGGCTGACAGTTCAGTTAATTTTACTGTGAGAGCTTGGGTGAATGCTGCTGATTATTGGACCGTTTTCTTCTATATGCAAGAAACTGTGAAGAAAGAATTCGATAAGAATAAGGTTGGTATTCCTTTCCCACAAACCGATGTTCACCTTTATAAACATTAA
- a CDS encoding DUF748 domain-containing protein, with translation MMKLTKGKIIIGSIAIVLFLIFLMLSTIVKYWVNENSEELTGRKIEISELHFNYAKFSVRTNGFRLYELDKKSDFISFDELYVNFNPWKLLEGEYSISEIFLDGLNVSVVKNLNGFNFDDLSKEDGLQVIDSTSLNEEKQDVKFAIQNIKFKNGHVNYLDIKKDNNIDLKDINIELPLVAWDNKKSEIGVNFSMGKTGRVFINADINHSIKRYTINLGVTSLDISPFIVYLKDNMVVSKMEGSLDTKLDISGSMNDFMDVFVRGDAALHEFSIYDSEGNPFVSAKALNVVLDSLHIGSSHYEIGRVSMDSPVIYADLYSDASNFEKIFESYLKSDILSVDTIAKEELESSLFYQLDTIVLTKGVVKFTDHTLNRKFVYDLHDVNINIGTINADASKIPVAYSMNLNGGGKSSGSAFFSLKDETQFNIRGKIERLNLMSFSPYTEFYMARPITQGELTYDCSLDMTSVSLINSNKIKVSEFDFGDKTEDPNAIKTPLRLALYLLKDQNDQIKFDLPVSGNPKDPQFKLGEIVWKTFMNFLVKTVSKPFGILGDLVGSNPERIEKMPFHFLQDSLNSDQINTLEKLAKILEKKPELKFVFSQETNIVQEKTLLAVRECVNRYFQSKVINDKIIPNDQLEIWAEESLEFRTYIFNQDKSNSQQTLQENCIAIIGEQVLSILFNNLYEKRNHIVAKSLTNKSLVVSDAFEFKSVDLRNLSEEQRTPNFRIEVSLQ, from the coding sequence ATGATGAAACTTACCAAAGGGAAAATAATTATTGGCTCAATTGCTATTGTGCTGTTTCTTATCTTCCTAATGTTATCTACAATTGTTAAATATTGGGTGAATGAAAATTCGGAAGAATTGACTGGTCGCAAAATTGAAATTTCAGAACTTCACTTTAATTACGCTAAGTTTTCTGTAAGGACAAATGGGTTTCGGCTTTACGAATTGGATAAGAAAAGTGATTTTATCTCTTTCGATGAGTTGTATGTAAATTTTAATCCATGGAAATTATTAGAAGGAGAGTATTCAATTAGTGAAATATTTTTGGATGGATTGAATGTTTCTGTTGTAAAGAATTTGAACGGATTTAATTTTGATGATCTAAGCAAAGAGGATGGTTTGCAAGTAATTGATAGCACTAGTTTAAATGAAGAAAAACAAGATGTAAAGTTTGCCATTCAAAATATTAAATTCAAAAATGGGCATGTTAATTACCTTGATATTAAAAAAGATAACAACATTGATCTCAAGGATATTAATATTGAATTGCCTTTAGTTGCCTGGGATAATAAGAAATCAGAGATTGGAGTTAACTTTTCAATGGGAAAGACAGGGCGTGTTTTTATTAATGCGGATATCAACCATTCTATAAAACGATATACCATTAATTTAGGAGTTACTTCCTTGGATATTAGTCCTTTTATTGTCTATTTGAAAGATAATATGGTGGTTTCAAAAATGGAAGGCTCGTTAGACACAAAGCTTGACATTAGTGGAAGTATGAATGATTTTATGGATGTTTTTGTTAGGGGAGATGCAGCTCTTCATGAATTCTCTATATATGATTCTGAGGGAAATCCATTTGTATCAGCGAAAGCTTTAAATGTGGTTTTGGATTCGTTGCATATTGGCTCTTCCCATTATGAAATTGGACGTGTTAGTATGGACTCGCCAGTTATTTATGCGGATTTATATTCTGATGCAAGCAATTTTGAAAAGATATTTGAGAGCTATTTGAAATCAGATATTCTTTCTGTTGACACGATTGCTAAAGAAGAACTGGAATCTTCATTGTTTTACCAGTTGGATACAATCGTTCTTACTAAAGGAGTCGTGAAATTTACGGATCATACATTAAATCGGAAATTTGTTTACGACCTGCATGATGTCAATATTAATATAGGGACTATTAACGCAGATGCATCAAAAATCCCGGTAGCCTATTCTATGAATTTAAATGGAGGAGGGAAATCTTCAGGTTCTGCTTTTTTTAGTTTAAAAGACGAAACTCAATTTAATATCCGTGGAAAGATTGAAAGACTTAATTTGATGAGCTTTTCACCATATACTGAGTTTTATATGGCAAGACCTATTACCCAAGGAGAGCTGACTTATGATTGTAGTTTGGATATGACTTCTGTATCGCTTATAAATAGTAACAAAATAAAAGTGTCGGAATTTGATTTTGGAGATAAAACCGAAGATCCAAATGCAATAAAGACTCCGCTACGTTTAGCTTTGTATCTATTAAAAGATCAAAATGATCAGATCAAATTTGACTTGCCTGTTTCTGGTAACCCTAAGGATCCGCAATTTAAATTGGGAGAAATTGTATGGAAAACATTTATGAATTTTTTGGTGAAAACGGTCAGTAAACCTTTTGGAATACTGGGCGATTTAGTAGGCTCCAATCCTGAGAGAATTGAGAAAATGCCATTTCATTTTTTACAGGATAGCTTGAATTCAGATCAAATCAATACATTAGAAAAACTTGCAAAAATTTTAGAGAAGAAACCTGAATTAAAGTTCGTGTTTTCTCAGGAAACAAATATCGTCCAAGAAAAAACCTTACTTGCAGTAAGGGAATGTGTAAATCGGTATTTTCAATCAAAGGTTATAAATGATAAGATCATCCCGAATGATCAATTAGAGATCTGGGCTGAAGAGAGTCTGGAATTTAGAACTTATATTTTTAATCAGGACAAATCAAATTCACAACAAACACTTCAAGAGAATTGTATTGCTATAATCGGTGAGCAAGTATTGAGTATTTTATTCAATAATCTCTATGAAAAAAGAAATCATATTGTCGCAAAGTCGTTGACGAACAAATCGTTAGTTGTTAGTGATGCCTTCGAATTCAAAAGTGTTGATTTAAGAAATTTGTCTGAAGAACAGCGTACTCCAAATTTCCGAATTGAGGTATCGTTACAATAA
- a CDS encoding PadR family transcriptional regulator, with product MNEEINLYFITKWKSQFKKGLLEYIILLLLRSRPCYGYELISEMNQFTSLEIAEGTIYPLLNRLKKEKLVTSEWAEMDTGIPRKYYKLTEEGTAHLMVMREYVDALNLSVERIKESV from the coding sequence ATGAATGAAGAAATAAATTTATATTTTATTACGAAGTGGAAGTCTCAATTTAAAAAGGGACTTCTCGAATATATTATCCTGCTATTATTGCGGTCTAGACCGTGTTATGGATACGAGCTAATTAGTGAGATGAATCAATTTACATCACTCGAAATTGCTGAGGGGACCATTTATCCCTTATTGAATCGATTGAAGAAAGAAAAATTGGTTACCTCGGAATGGGCTGAAATGGATACAGGTATTCCTCGAAAGTATTATAAGCTTACCGAGGAGGGAACTGCCCATTTAATGGTGATGAGAGAATATGTTGATGCTTTAAATCTTTCGGTTGAAAGGATTAAAGAGAGTGTTTAA
- the glpK gene encoding glycerol kinase GlpK: MKKYILSLDQGTSVSKAIIVNQDGEIVSLVQKEYEQYYPKPGWIEQDANEIWYSQASVAEEVLAKAGMTGADIAGIGITNQRETTIIWDRITGQPIYNAIVWQDKRTSHICDKLKKNGYASLIKAKTGLILDAFFSATKIKWLLNNVEGAREKAERGELAFGTVDCWLIWKLTKGEKHVTDVSNASRTMLYNIHTLEWDQEILDIMDIPASLLPKVCSSSEVYGYTKRSMFGTDIPISGICGDQQAALFGQVCFEKGMVENTYNTGCFILMNTGDHPVESKYDLITTIAWSIGGKVTYALEGSVFMGGAVVQWLRDGLGLIHSTEEIETLALTEKDNGGVYIVPAFTGLGAPYWDQYARGTFWGLNMGTSVGHIARASLESIAHRSTDVLRAMEADSGMKFTQLRAGGTMVSKTLLQYQADYLDIPVVQPKNNEITALGAAYLAGLGVGFWESMDEIRQYWKIANEYHVQMDKETVAHQKKYWNKAVSRSLNWIDSDE; the protein is encoded by the coding sequence ATGAAAAAGTATATTTTGTCCTTGGATCAAGGAACCTCAGTATCAAAAGCGATAATAGTTAATCAGGATGGAGAAATTGTTTCTTTGGTTCAAAAAGAATATGAACAATACTACCCTAAACCTGGATGGATTGAGCAGGATGCAAATGAAATTTGGTATTCTCAGGCATCAGTTGCTGAAGAAGTTTTGGCAAAAGCAGGTATGACCGGAGCTGATATTGCGGGTATTGGTATAACAAATCAAAGGGAAACTACGATTATTTGGGATCGGATAACTGGTCAACCTATCTATAATGCAATTGTTTGGCAGGATAAACGGACTTCTCATATTTGTGATAAATTGAAAAAGAATGGTTATGCTTCATTGATAAAAGCGAAGACCGGTTTAATTCTGGACGCTTTCTTTTCTGCAACAAAAATAAAATGGCTTTTAAACAATGTAGAAGGAGCGAGAGAAAAAGCAGAACGAGGCGAACTTGCTTTTGGTACCGTAGATTGTTGGTTGATTTGGAAGCTTACCAAGGGGGAGAAGCACGTTACAGATGTATCTAACGCAAGCCGTACGATGCTTTATAATATTCATACATTGGAATGGGATCAGGAAATATTAGATATTATGGATATTCCGGCTTCACTTTTACCAAAAGTATGCTCATCAAGTGAAGTGTACGGATATACCAAAAGATCCATGTTCGGGACTGATATTCCAATTTCCGGAATTTGTGGAGATCAGCAGGCAGCCTTGTTTGGACAGGTTTGTTTCGAGAAAGGGATGGTGGAAAACACTTATAATACAGGTTGTTTTATTTTAATGAATACTGGAGATCACCCTGTAGAATCAAAATATGATTTAATTACTACAATTGCATGGAGTATTGGGGGCAAGGTTACTTATGCACTTGAAGGTAGCGTATTTATGGGGGGGGCCGTTGTACAGTGGCTCCGTGATGGCTTGGGTTTAATTCATTCTACCGAGGAAATTGAAACCCTTGCTCTTACCGAAAAAGATAATGGAGGCGTATACATTGTACCCGCTTTTACTGGATTAGGAGCACCTTATTGGGATCAATATGCCAGAGGAACATTTTGGGGACTGAATATGGGAACAAGTGTTGGGCATATTGCGCGAGCTTCATTAGAATCTATTGCGCATAGGTCGACAGATGTTTTACGGGCCATGGAAGCCGATTCGGGTATGAAATTTACACAATTACGGGCTGGTGGTACTATGGTGAGTAAAACCTTACTTCAGTATCAGGCTGATTATCTAGACATTCCTGTTGTTCAGCCTAAAAATAACGAAATTACAGCATTGGGGGCTGCCTATTTAGCTGGCTTGGGTGTCGGTTTCTGGGAAAGTATGGATGAAATTAGACAATATTGGAAGATTGCCAATGAATATCATGTTCAAATGGATAAAGAAACTGTGGCTCATCAAAAAAAATATTGGAATAAGGCCGTAAGCCGTTCCTTAAATTGGATCGATTCTGACGAATAA
- a CDS encoding glycerol-3-phosphate dehydrogenase/oxidase, with the protein MERDKMIREIEEIDCKWDVIIIGGGASGLGAAIESTTRGYKTLLLEQGDFAKGTSSRSTKLVHGGVRYLAQGNISLVLEALRERGLMKQNAPHLVKDQSFIIPNYTWWGTPYYTLGLTMYDLMAGKLSYGRSLPFSKKRTLKHIPTLQDKNLCGGVVYHDGQFDDARLAINLCQTFVENGGVAINYMKVGGLKKTNGKVNAVFVTDMESGSKYTLEAKVILNATGVFVDEIIKMDEPKARDIVKVSQGVHLVLDKEFVPGDHAIMIPKTSDGRVLFAVPWHGKVVVGTTDVPKDSAELEPRALEEEVDFILETAGRFLTKPPKRSDVRSVFAGLRPLAAPSGEGKKTKEISRGHKIVVSKSGMVTITGGKWTTYRQMAEDVIDTVAKTGEFPEKKSITRNLKIHGYKNGVDLNNPLYFYGADEEQILALAKKEVGLEEYLSEKLKVINAQVVWGARHEMARTVEDILSRRTRCLLLDAKESIVMAPKVAELLAKELGYDKQWEENQIKEYSELASRYILK; encoded by the coding sequence ATGGAAAGAGATAAGATGATTCGGGAAATTGAAGAAATCGATTGTAAGTGGGATGTTATTATCATTGGTGGTGGTGCTTCAGGTTTGGGAGCTGCTATTGAATCAACTACAAGAGGTTATAAGACCTTATTGTTGGAGCAAGGTGATTTTGCAAAGGGGACATCAAGCAGAAGTACCAAATTGGTGCATGGAGGAGTTCGTTATTTAGCCCAGGGAAATATTTCACTCGTTTTGGAAGCTCTTCGTGAAAGAGGGTTGATGAAGCAGAATGCTCCTCACTTAGTTAAAGATCAATCATTTATCATTCCTAATTATACTTGGTGGGGGACTCCTTACTACACCTTGGGGCTTACCATGTACGATTTGATGGCCGGGAAATTAAGTTATGGTCGTTCATTACCATTCTCAAAAAAACGTACTTTAAAACACATTCCAACTCTACAGGATAAGAACCTTTGCGGTGGAGTTGTTTATCATGATGGTCAGTTTGATGACGCCCGATTGGCAATTAATTTGTGCCAAACATTTGTAGAAAATGGCGGTGTTGCCATAAACTACATGAAAGTGGGTGGCTTAAAGAAAACCAACGGGAAAGTAAATGCCGTTTTTGTAACAGATATGGAAAGCGGTTCTAAATATACTTTGGAAGCAAAGGTGATTTTAAATGCCACAGGTGTATTCGTTGATGAAATCATCAAAATGGATGAACCAAAAGCAAGAGATATCGTAAAAGTTAGCCAAGGAGTTCATTTGGTGTTGGATAAGGAGTTTGTACCTGGTGATCATGCTATTATGATTCCAAAAACATCAGACGGGCGTGTATTGTTTGCAGTGCCTTGGCATGGTAAGGTTGTAGTTGGTACAACAGATGTACCGAAAGATAGTGCAGAGTTGGAACCAAGAGCCTTAGAAGAGGAAGTTGACTTTATTTTAGAAACAGCAGGTCGGTTTTTAACAAAACCTCCAAAAAGATCTGACGTAAGAAGTGTATTTGCAGGTTTAAGACCTTTGGCTGCACCGAGTGGTGAAGGTAAAAAGACCAAAGAGATTTCGAGAGGACACAAAATCGTTGTTTCAAAATCGGGAATGGTAACTATAACAGGAGGTAAGTGGACTACTTATCGTCAAATGGCAGAGGACGTTATTGACACTGTAGCAAAAACAGGTGAGTTTCCTGAAAAGAAATCGATTACCCGTAATTTAAAAATACATGGCTATAAGAACGGCGTAGATCTAAACAATCCATTGTATTTCTATGGTGCTGATGAGGAACAGATTTTGGCTCTAGCTAAAAAAGAAGTAGGATTAGAAGAGTACTTGAGCGAAAAATTAAAAGTGATTAACGCTCAGGTGGTTTGGGGAGCAAGACACGAGATGGCCAGAACGGTTGAAGATATATTATCCCGTAGAACAAGATGTTTGCTTTTGGATGCAAAAGAAAGTATTGTGATGGCACCTAAAGTTGCTGAATTGTTGGCCAAAGAATTAGGCTACGACAAACAATGGGAAGAAAATCAGATTAAAGAATATAGTGAGTTAGCATCTCGATATATATTAAAATAG
- the glpK gene encoding glycerol kinase GlpK: protein MKDKFILALDQGTTSSRAIVFNKKGEMISTAQKEFTQIFPQPGWVEHDANEIWSTQAGVAAEAITSAGVDGKSIAAIGITNQRETTVVWDRETGEPVYNAIVWQDRRTSKYCDELRAAGHADMIQDKTGLIIDSYFSGTKVKWILDNVEGAREKAEAGKLAFGTIDSWLIWKLTKGEVHVTDVSNASRTLLYNISTLEWDTEMLELLTVPASMLPEVKSSSEVYGHTTSTLFAHKVPIAGIAGDQQAATFGQMCIEPGSVKNTYGTGCFMLCNTGNKPVKSKNNLLTTIGWQINGKTTYCLEGSIFMGGAIVQWLRDGLGIIKSSADVEALAMSVKDNGGVFMVPALTGLGAPHWDQYARGTIVGLTRGSTAAHIARAALEGIAFQVMDVLKAMEADAGIEIRELRVDGGAAINNLLMQFQSDMLDAPVYRPKTLETTALGAAYLAGLAVGYWDGIDDIKNQWQMDRKFEPTMAKDESKRLITGWNKALGRAKSWDI from the coding sequence ATGAAAGACAAGTTTATTTTAGCACTCGACCAAGGAACTACAAGTTCACGTGCTATCGTTTTCAACAAGAAAGGCGAGATGATTAGTACTGCACAAAAAGAGTTTACACAAATTTTCCCTCAGCCAGGATGGGTGGAGCATGATGCAAACGAAATTTGGTCTACTCAAGCAGGTGTTGCCGCAGAAGCAATTACTAGCGCAGGTGTTGATGGTAAAAGTATTGCTGCTATTGGTATCACTAACCAGAGAGAGACAACTGTAGTTTGGGATCGAGAAACTGGTGAACCGGTTTATAATGCAATCGTTTGGCAGGATAGAAGAACTTCAAAATATTGTGATGAACTAAGAGCTGCCGGACATGCTGACATGATTCAGGATAAAACAGGATTGATTATTGACTCTTATTTCTCAGGAACAAAAGTGAAATGGATTCTTGACAATGTTGAAGGTGCTCGTGAGAAAGCAGAAGCTGGTAAGTTAGCATTTGGTACTATTGATAGCTGGTTAATTTGGAAATTGACAAAAGGTGAAGTTCATGTAACTGACGTATCTAATGCAAGTAGAACTCTCCTTTATAACATTAGCACTCTTGAGTGGGATACTGAAATGTTAGAGCTTTTAACTGTTCCTGCAAGTATGTTACCAGAGGTTAAGTCTTCTTCAGAAGTATACGGACACACAACTTCTACATTATTTGCTCATAAAGTACCTATCGCAGGTATCGCTGGTGACCAGCAGGCTGCAACTTTCGGACAAATGTGTATAGAGCCAGGTTCTGTTAAGAATACTTACGGTACAGGTTGTTTCATGCTTTGTAATACAGGAAATAAGCCGGTAAAATCTAAAAATAACTTGCTTACAACTATTGGATGGCAAATTAATGGCAAAACTACTTACTGTTTGGAAGGAAGTATCTTCATGGGTGGTGCAATTGTACAGTGGTTACGCGATGGATTAGGTATTATTAAATCATCTGCAGATGTTGAGGCATTAGCTATGTCAGTGAAAGATAATGGTGGTGTATTTATGGTTCCTGCTCTTACCGGTTTAGGAGCTCCACATTGGGATCAGTATGCAAGAGGAACAATTGTAGGTCTTACAAGAGGTTCAACAGCTGCTCACATTGCAAGAGCTGCTCTGGAAGGAATCGCTTTCCAGGTAATGGATGTTTTAAAGGCGATGGAAGCTGATGCTGGAATCGAAATTAGAGAATTACGTGTTGATGGTGGTGCGGCAATTAACAACTTGTTAATGCAATTTCAGTCGGATATGCTTGATGCTCCGGTTTATCGTCCTAAGACTCTTGAAACAACTGCTTTGGGTGCAGCTTACCTAGCTGGTTTGGCTGTAGGATATTGGGATGGTATCGATGATATCAAAAATCAATGGCAAATGGATCGCAAATTCGAACCAACAATGGCTAAAGACGAATCCAAGAGACTTATTACTGGATGGAATAAAGCTTTAGGTCGTGCGAAAAGTTGGGATATCTAA
- a CDS encoding MIP/aquaporin family protein has translation MNEFIAEFLGTMLLILLGNGVVANVVLNKTKGNNSGWIVIAFGWGLAVFVGVAVAGPVSGAHINPAVTIGLAVAGMFAWSKVALYIAAQMLGAAVGAFLVWLMYRDYFNATEDGGAKLACFSTGPAIRNLPSNAISEIIGTFVLVFVIFYLAGPSFIGAGGEGAKIGLGTIGALPVALLIVAIGLSLGGTTGYAINPARDLGPRIMHAILPMDNKGTSDWGYSLVPIVAPVIGAVMAAALFMAL, from the coding sequence ATGAATGAATTTATTGCAGAATTTTTAGGAACAATGCTACTAATTTTACTAGGTAATGGAGTAGTAGCGAATGTTGTATTAAATAAAACAAAAGGAAATAACAGTGGTTGGATCGTGATCGCTTTTGGTTGGGGATTAGCTGTATTTGTTGGGGTTGCAGTTGCAGGTCCTGTTTCAGGAGCTCATATTAACCCTGCTGTTACTATTGGTCTAGCTGTTGCTGGCATGTTTGCATGGTCGAAGGTTGCTCTTTATATTGCAGCTCAAATGTTAGGTGCAGCCGTGGGAGCATTCCTTGTATGGTTGATGTACCGCGATTACTTTAATGCTACAGAAGATGGTGGAGCTAAATTGGCTTGTTTCTCTACAGGTCCAGCTATCAGAAACCTTCCTAGTAATGCAATTAGTGAAATTATTGGAACCTTTGTATTGGTTTTCGTAATCTTTTATTTAGCAGGTCCTTCATTCATAGGTGCAGGTGGAGAAGGTGCTAAAATTGGATTGGGAACTATAGGAGCTTTACCTGTTGCATTATTAATTGTTGCTATTGGTCTTTCTTTAGGGGGAACTACAGGATATGCAATTAACCCTGCACGAGATTTAGGTCCAAGAATTATGCATGCTATTCTTCCTATGGATAACAAAGGAACAAGTGACTGGGGATATTCTTTAGTACCTATCGTTGCTCCTGTTATAGGCGCAGTTATGGCAGCGGCACTTTTCATGGCATTATAA
- a CDS encoding RNA polymerase sigma factor, with protein sequence MENHQLDQIIKDCIKGKSKAQEFLYVEFASKMLGVSLRYSKDLAEAEDTLQDGFIKIFQNIKSYQFKGSFEGWMRRIIVNTALEKFRKAKKIQIVEEFADIEDDGDENYSESDISIDILLKMVQELPDRYRMVFSLYVLDGYPHNEIAEVMNISVGTSKSNLARGRAILKQKVRDYLRVKENNLRVC encoded by the coding sequence TTGGAAAACCATCAATTGGATCAAATCATAAAGGATTGCATCAAGGGAAAATCGAAAGCACAAGAATTTCTCTATGTAGAATTTGCCTCTAAAATGCTAGGGGTGAGTTTGCGCTATTCCAAAGATTTGGCCGAGGCTGAAGACACTTTACAGGATGGGTTCATTAAAATTTTCCAGAATATTAAATCTTATCAGTTTAAAGGCTCGTTTGAAGGATGGATGAGGAGAATAATTGTGAATACTGCACTTGAAAAATTTCGAAAAGCAAAGAAAATTCAAATTGTAGAGGAGTTTGCCGATATCGAAGACGATGGTGATGAGAATTATTCCGAATCGGATATTTCTATAGATATTTTACTGAAAATGGTACAGGAATTACCCGATCGATATCGAATGGTATTTAGTTTATATGTTCTGGATGGATATCCGCACAACGAAATTGCTGAAGTAATGAATATTTCAGTTGGAACATCAAAATCTAATTTGGCTCGGGGCAGAGCTATTTTAAAACAAAAAGTAAGGGATTATTTACGTGTGAAAGAGAATAATTTAAGAGTATGCTAA
- a CDS encoding outer membrane beta-barrel protein produces the protein MLKDNKHMDSLFADGLKNLSVPPSPKVWQGINSQLMAAKKKRLFAIYVWTGVAASILLLLAIGNHYFSGQPNYNMQLNTISENSASPQNDSEQNLYQQTDSKANTSTKKEVADHANSSEELLASENKQEEMTTANQASQSSNSREANSQELFTNGNTGSALSKFTGSNGAEIKTSKVNIAFLSEEKEATFLDSDFVNELMNSKTEEKLSNFEYDLPTHLVPNTSQLTKTQDYALIADEIQIQKNILTIEQLGEEKNNKNRWSIIGQVSSSYSSYSGDSKGSNMESGIWSVGGGAKVNFAVNEKFAFQTGIVYNRFGQDLSSGGGRDLMSADANPIPEDKTISREVSYPSETSAGSIRLSGGSNLPMADPSSSYNEFTSFNSYSSSADLIQSFKAIEIPFLMRYNLVQKQIGVFVSGGVSANMIVGNGVYDQSNGGNRKIGEIEGIRATNFSSQFSFGLEYRLNSKLQIGVEPSFKYYLNSINTSSQYQYKPYSIGIFTGIRYDF, from the coding sequence ATGCTAAAGGACAATAAACATATGGATAGTCTTTTTGCCGATGGATTAAAAAATCTGTCTGTTCCTCCCAGCCCTAAGGTGTGGCAAGGAATAAATAGCCAGCTGATGGCCGCCAAAAAGAAGAGATTGTTTGCTATTTATGTGTGGACAGGTGTTGCCGCGTCTATTCTTTTGCTCTTGGCCATAGGCAATCATTATTTTAGCGGGCAGCCAAATTACAACATGCAATTAAATACTATTTCCGAAAATAGTGCATCCCCTCAAAACGATTCTGAGCAAAACTTATATCAGCAAACAGATAGCAAAGCCAATACTTCAACAAAAAAAGAAGTAGCCGATCATGCAAATTCTTCAGAGGAGTTACTTGCATCTGAAAATAAGCAAGAGGAAATGACGACTGCAAATCAGGCATCTCAGAGTTCGAATTCAAGAGAGGCCAACTCGCAGGAATTATTTACCAATGGCAATACAGGCAGCGCTCTTAGCAAGTTTACCGGTTCAAATGGTGCCGAAATTAAAACATCGAAGGTAAACATCGCATTTCTATCCGAAGAAAAAGAGGCGACTTTTTTAGATAGCGATTTTGTAAATGAATTGATGAATAGCAAAACGGAGGAAAAGCTTTCAAATTTTGAATACGATCTTCCCACACATTTAGTCCCGAATACGAGTCAGTTAACTAAGACACAGGATTATGCGCTTATAGCGGATGAAATACAAATTCAGAAAAATATTCTGACCATTGAGCAACTAGGTGAGGAGAAAAACAATAAAAATAGATGGTCGATTATAGGTCAGGTATCTTCCAGTTATTCTTCTTATTCGGGCGACAGTAAAGGGAGTAATATGGAATCTGGTATTTGGAGTGTAGGGGGAGGAGCGAAAGTGAATTTTGCTGTGAATGAGAAGTTTGCTTTCCAGACAGGAATTGTTTACAATCGTTTTGGTCAGGATTTAAGTTCTGGTGGAGGCCGGGATTTGATGAGTGCTGACGCAAATCCGATTCCAGAAGATAAAACGATAAGTCGTGAAGTTTCCTATCCATCCGAAACTTCTGCAGGTTCAATTAGGCTAAGTGGAGGAAGCAATCTGCCAATGGCTGATCCGTCTTCTTCCTATAATGAATTTACAAGTTTTAATTCGTATTCATCATCGGCAGATTTAATTCAAAGTTTTAAAGCAATTGAAATTCCTTTTTTGATGCGTTACAATTTAGTTCAAAAACAGATTGGAGTGTTCGTTTCCGGAGGAGTAAGTGCCAACATGATTGTTGGAAACGGTGTGTACGATCAATCCAACGGAGGAAATAGGAAGATTGGGGAAATTGAAGGAATTCGAGCCACTAATTTTAGTTCTCAGTTTAGCTTCGGATTGGAATACAGGCTGAATTCAAAACTTCAAATTGGAGTAGAGCCTTCTTTTAAATATTATCTGAATTCCATAAATACAAGTAGTCAGTATCAGTACAAGCCTTACTCAATTGGTATTTTCACAGGTATTCGTTACGATTTTTAA